One part of the Coturnix japonica isolate 7356 chromosome 24, Coturnix japonica 2.1, whole genome shotgun sequence genome encodes these proteins:
- the APOA4 gene encoding apolipoprotein A-IV, with the protein MSLKGAAFLLLLLVVAGTRADVSPDQVATVIWKYFTELGSNAKETADQLQQAEITKQLNTLLQSNLQSMNSYAKELQRSLVPFATELQAQLVQDSQRLKEQIQRELAELQAKLAPYADEVHQQIGTNIRELQAKLSPYADELRSQVDRGTGELRKALEPFATELRERLQDNAGSIQASLGSFSERLQQKIDSSVEGLKGQLTPLADDLKEQVAQSVEGLRKGLSPYAQEVQDGLNRQLESLTMQMERVAEELRSRLAASSEEMRAQLSSQAQELQQALGGDAEAVRQRLNLLAQQLDERLVQTVEAFRQQVAPTSETFGQQLVKRLEEMKQKLESGTAGVEDHLDLLEKEVKEKVATFLSTMEQAES; encoded by the exons ATGTCGCTGAAAGGGGCCGCCTTCCTCTTGCTGCTCCTGGTTGTGGCAG ggaCACGGGCCGATGTCAGCCCTGACCAGGTGGCCACTGTGATCTGGAAGTACTTCACCGAGCTGGGCAGCAATGCCAAGGAGACCGCGGACCAACTGCAGCAAGCTGAGATCACCAAGCAGCTCAA caccctgctgcagagcaaccTGCAGAGCATGAACTCCTACGCCAAGGAGCTGCAGCGGAGCCTGGTGCCCTTTGCCAcggagctgcaggcacagctggtgCAGGACTCGCAGCGGCTGAAGGAGCAGATCCAACGCGAGCTGGCCGAGCTGCAGGCCAAGCTGGCTCCCTATGCTGACGAGGTGCACCAGCAGATCGGCACCAACATCCGTGAGCTGCAGGCCAAGCTCAGCCCATACGCCGATGAGCTGCGCTCGCAGGTGGACCGCGGCACCGGGGAGCTGAGGAAGGCGCTGGAGCCCTTTGCCACCGAGCTGAGGGAGAGGCTGCAGGACAACGCAGGCAGCATCCAGGCCTCTCTGGGCTCCTTCTCTGAGCGGCTGCAGCAGAAGATTGACAGCAGCGTGGAGGGGCTGAAGGGGCAGCTGACACCCCTGGCTGATGATCTGAAGGAGCAGGTGGCACAGAGCGTGGAGGGGCTGCGCAAGGGGCTCAGCCCTTATGCCCAGGAGGTGCAGGACGGCCTGAACCGGCAGCTGGAGAGTCTCACCATGCAGATGGAGCGGGTGGCCGAGGAGCTGCGCTCCCGCCTGGCTGCCAGCTCGGAGGAGATGCGTGCCCAGCTCAGCTCGCAggcccaggagctgcagcaggcgCTGGGTGGAGATGCTGAGGCCGTGAGGCAGAGGCTGAacctgctggcacagcagctggaTGAACGCCTGGTGCAGACGGTGGAGGCGTTCCGGCAGCAAGTGGCCCCCACCAGCGAGACCTTTGGGCAGCAGCTGGTGAAGAGGCTGGAGGAGATGAAGCAGAAGCTGGAATCGGGCACTGCAGGTGTGGAGGATCACCTGGACCTCCTggagaaggaagtgaaggagaagGTGGCCACCTTCCTCAGCACCATGGAGCAGGCAGAGAGCTGA
- the APOA5 gene encoding apolipoprotein A-V: MSLKAALLLTLLATLPVSPAELARSGFWEYLSQLTSDKDSLEQAQGSKLGREFTNLKESLQDRGSNVGNFLEKLAPLNRGIQPRLYHDSDSLRKLIRKELDSLRVKLSPYVDDVHHRVGKHLEDLRYQLQPFTEELLDQVSLRARELQRHLTPSRDVAAQLLDGVDEVQRFMAHYADKIAFHTDQVKDIFQPYADRLLSEIQRSVEELHRNVVPHSPASPEQLNQHIGELSAKLTQNARDLHRNIQRNLEQLKAKLSLHPGEHHEEMASEVQQRIEEFRRETYRQIQDFTRAVHQETEDMRLKLSARPQYLEEAAGSPAPLEDLRASLDALWRDLAYSLSERGGEAA, from the exons ATGTCGTTGAAGGCTGCACTTCTGCTCACCCTCCTGGCCACCCTGCCAG TGTCACCAGCCGAGCTGGCACGGAGTGGCTTCTGGGAGTACCTCAGCCAGCTGACAAGTGACAAGGACAGCCTAGAGCAGGCACAGGGCAGCAAGCTGGGCAGGGAGTTCAC AAACCTGAAGGAAAGCCTCCAGGACAGGGGCAGCAACGTGGGGAACTTCCTTGAGAAGTTGGCACCTCTCAACAGAGGCATCCAGCCCCGGCTGTACCACGACTCCGACAGCCTGAGGAAGCTCATCAGGAAAGAGCTGGACAGCCTGAGAGTGAAACTGTCCCCTTACGTGGACGACGTGCACCACAGAGTGGGCAAACACCTGGAAGACCTGCGCTATCAGCTGCAGCCCTTCACCGAGGAGCTGCTGGACCAGGTGTCCCTCCGTGCACGGGAGCTGCAGCGACACCTGACGCCCAGCCGAGACGTGGCAGCTCAACTGCTGGACGGCGTGGACGAAGTGCAGCGTTTCATGGCTCATTACGCCGATAAAATCGCCTTCCACACGGACCAGGTGAAGGACATCTTCCAACCTTACGCTGACAGGTTACTGAGCGAGATCCAGCGCTCAGTGGAGGAGCTCCACAGGAACGTGGTCCCGCACAGCCCCGCCAGCCCCGAGCAGCTCAACCAACACATCGGTGAGTTATCAGCCAAACTAACCCAGAACGCCCGGGATCTGCACCGCAACATCCAGCGCAACCTGGAGCAGCTGAAAGCCAAACTCAGCCTACACCCGGGGGAGCACCATGAGGAGATGGCCAGCGAGGTGCAGCAACGCATCGAGGAGTTCCGAAGGGAAACGTATCGACAGATCCAGGACTTCACTCGTGCCGTGCACCAGGAGACGGAGGACATGAGGCTCAAGCTGTCGGCTCGGCCTCAATATCTAGAGGAGGCTGCGGGCAGCCCGGCCCCGCTGGAGGATCTAAGGGCCAGTCTGGACGCGCTGTGGCGAGATCTGGCGTATAGTCTGAGCGAGCGTGGAGGAGAAGCGGCGTGA
- the ZPR1 gene encoding zinc finger protein ZPR1: MSALGAVEAGAGGAALFRPLSAEDGEQQPAEIESLCMNCFRNGVTRLLLTRIPFFKEIIVSSFACESCSWSNTEIQSAGRIQEQGVRYALAVASRQDMNREIVKTDCATIRIPELDFEIPAFSQKGVLTTIEGIIDRAVMGLEQDQPVRRATDKEVASKIDEFISKLKQLKEVHSPFTFIIDDPSGNSFVENPHAPQKDEALVVTYYKRTPQQAATLGLEEEELGEKPDDSAEDLRNEVLQFNTNCPECNAPANTNMKLVQIPHFKEVIIMATNCDSCGHRTNEVKSGGAIEPRGTRITFRITDPSDMTRDILKSETCSVEIPELEFELGMGALGGKFTTLEGLLKDIKDLVERNPFTLGDSSTPSRTEKLKGFIGRLQEVIEGKTKTVFIMDDPAGNSYLQNVYAPEEDPELKVEHYERTYEQNEELGLNDMKTEGYEAAPASDR, translated from the exons ATGTCGGCTCTGGGAGCGGTGGAGGCgggtgctgggggtgctgctcTGTTCCGGCCTCTTAGTGCCGAGGATGGAGAGCAGCAACCGGCGGAGATCGAGTCCCTGTGCATGAACTGCTTCCGAAAC GGGGTGACGCGGCTCCTGCTCACCAGGATCCCGTTCTTCAAAGAGATCATTGTCAGTTCCTTTGCGTGTGAGAGCTGCTCCTGGTCCAACACCGAGATCCAGTCTGCGGGTCGCATCCAGGAGCAGGGTGTGCGCTATGCATTGGCCGTGGCCTCCCGGCAG GATATGAACAGGGAGATTGTGAAGACTGACTGTGCCACTATTCGAATTCCAGAGCTGGACTTTGAGATCCCTGCCTTCTCCCAGAAGGGAG TTCTTACCACCATTGAAGGCATAATTGACAGAGCTGTTATGGGTCTGGAGCAGGACCAGCCAGTGCGCAGG GCAACAGACAAAGAGGTGGCAAGTAAAATAGATGAGTTCATTAGTAaattaaagcagctgaaagaagtACATTCCCCTTTCACATTC ATCATAGATGATCCTTCAGGGAACAGCTTTGTGGAGAATCCCCACGCACCTCAGAAGGATGAAGCTCTTGTAGTCACATATTATAAGCGGACTCCCCAGCAGGCTGCTACGTTGGGTCTTGAG GAAGAGGAGTTGGGTGAGAAGCCAGATGATTCTGCAGAGGACCTGAGGAACGAG GTACTGCAGTTCAACACCAACTGTCCTGAGTGCAATGCTCCAGCAAACACAAACATGAAGCTAGTGC AAATCCCACACTTCAAAGAAGTGATTATCATGGCCACAAACTGTGACTCCTGTGGGCACAGAACAAATGAG GTGAAGTCTGGAGGAGCAATTGAACCCCGAGGCACCAGGATTACCTTTAGAATTACAGATCCTTCAGACATGACGAGAGACATCCTAAAG TCGGAAACGTGCAGCGTGGAGATTCCAGAGCTGGAGTTTGAGCTGGGaatgggagcactgggagggAAATTCACCACTCTGGAAGGGTTGTTGAAAGATATCAAAGACTTG GTTGAGAGAAACCCATTCACTTTGGGGGACAGCTCCACtccaagcagaacagaaaagctgaagggGTTCATTGGCAGATTGCAGGAG GTAATAGAAGGGAAGACAAAGACTGTCTTTATCATGGATGACCCTGCAGGCAACAGCTATCTCCAG aATGTATATGCCCCAGAGGAGGACCCGGAGCTGAAGGTGGAGCACTATGAACGTACCTATGAGCAGAACGAAGAGCTGGGCCTTAATGACATGAAGACTGAGGGCTATGAGGCAGCACCAGCCTCAGACCGATAG